From a region of the Candida albicans SC5314 chromosome 1, complete sequence genome:
- a CDS encoding uncharacterized protein (Protein of unknown function; S. pombe ortholog SPAC17A2.02c plays a role in resistance to cadmium; colony morphology-related gene regulation by Ssn6; Spider biofilm repressed), which translates to MVLSYILEKIPVVTEDPFLQYRPFPEVPKTLFQKHWHEIFASFTFYFIIQQLSGPIFSIIMGPRYTKLSRSTRVNFDVHVTSMVQCFVSFALMVPHLNNPHWVNRLNDPANSLLGSTDFGGLVCALTVGYFIWDLYVCAKYFSLFGVGFLFHGFAAMYAFATGFVPYCQPWAGPFLTFELSTPFVNINWFASKLPAGTFSEKTIIINGILLMVTFFIVRIVWGFYAVSQLAVDMLASLDQVNKLLPISLLVLNFLLNSLNVFWFYKMVMIARKKARGQESTREAAKEVREKIE; encoded by the coding sequence ATGGTGCTTTCATATATACTTGAAAAAATACCAGTAGTGACTGAAGATCCATTTTTACAATATAGACCATTCCCTGAAGTTCCAAAAACTCtatttcaaaaacattGGCATGAAATCTTTGCTTCATTTAcgttttattttattatccAACAATTGTCTGGTCCAATATTCTCCATAATAATGGGTCCACGGTACACCAAGTTATCTAGATCCACCAGAGTGAATTTTGACGTTCATGTAACTTCCATGGTGCAATGCTTTGTTTCATTTGCACTTATGGTCCCTCATTTGAACAACCCACACTGGGTAAACAGATTAAACGATCCAGCCAATTCATTACTAGGCTCAACTGATTTTGGTGGATTAGTCTGTGCACTTACCGTGGGATACTTTATTTGGGATCTTTACGTGTGCGCTAAGtacttttctttgtttggAGTTGGGTTTTTATTTCACGGATTTGCTGCAATGTACGCTTTTGCAACAGGGTTTGTTCCATATTGTCAACCATGGGCCGGACCATTTTTAACCTTTGAGTTGAGTACTCCATTCGTCAATATTAACTGGTTTGCATCCAAGTTGCCAGCAGGAACTTTTTCAGAAAAGACAATAATTATTAACGGGATATTACTCATGGTGACCTTCTTTATCGTGCGTATAGTTTGGGGGTTTTATGCTGTTTCCCAACTTGCGGTTGACATGTTGGCTTCGTTGGACCAAGTGAATAAATTATTGCCGATCTCATTGTTGGTTTTGAACTTTTTACTTAACAGTCTTAACGTATTCTGGTTTTATAAAATGGTGATGATAGCCAGGAAAAAGGCAAGGGGTCAAGAGTCAACTAGAGAAGCAGCTAAGGAAGTTAGAGagaaaatagaataa
- the AGE1 gene encoding Age1p (Putative GTPase activator; induced in low iron; rat catheter biofilm repressed) — MELLSQISFPYYQEDDTCVTLNKLSFTDELDSKRSVIALNEKKQVDTFNTIYTNTQQIVLQLASYIENPDDDEKSQFPLLIKISPEFNKLKLHVSIKPVVGFESRSLIIVKSRGVTDVDVLKNQLYDDNTQDKPMTELSKLEYRKLPIEENNHSFQKIIINDFFDPKIVNNTKLNISLWEHDSTSNEFRHFLNFSVWIDKLAPVETPINRSSFSLATKGQPLEEKSPESKLFSLGDFRKEFKIDIEDGPEFRKTLTRLENNIPWAKKIYSNLVDEFRVLESNVRRVTTSKIKVMDTIDQIVDLESTSLLKEFGFKSDFHIVFKAMFEPFEKNLNFFFENVCDHKLLNKIYANIGFTQIDSSAVYLELQKKFEADSKEYYSWLNKYLSNEKERPESKLLAKRKVFELSKFDYLNSLTKVTNNQYVNEVLENFFKFLNLKYDPRYPRLLDYHSFKDKKSNQNLLGDNYQIYMNVLLRFNSERYQFRQMIEACQTNEELTNLIRCNRLNHKSVSTSSSSPSTSTASPHNLVTSSIDEFIITKENWDLIFNDSKPPDNEIGPDDSEKSGILFTLGGQKKQGWHKEWVVLKKGQLIEYADWRKGRTPINKPIEIALANVKAITHDKRQFCFEVLTSTGSKHVFQAFDNDDRNKWVKALHNAGQLINTKRLEQAHAKSLSQEGRKKTIGKLITEFKDKPIIPGQDRSISPISLTSKAPPIEKDYLQMVRSAPDSDNSICIDCGSAESVEWISINTLTCFCINCASCHRNIGSHITRIRSLKMDKFENETELLLKYINNRVVNSYLEENLPSKEKITCDVDNETRLNFIRNKYQLKKYKSIIPDIDNLLIKAIQKINVPDALKYILCGADINLNIQINIPNRNEYLVITLFEYSLRKYIEIKEEHDRELGYKPKKLFIISELLILNGCKVSQHIKDLQKEDLGLTDAAVEYWKIRSLKLSGGKAS; from the coding sequence ATGGAATTGCTTTCTCAGATCTCGTTTCCCTATTATCAGGAAGATGATACATGTGTCACTCTAAATAAATTGAGTTTTACGGATGAATTGGACTCCAAAAGATCTGTGATTGCCCTAAATGAGAAAAAACAGGTTGACACATTTAACACCATATACACAAACACACAGCAAATAGTTCTCCAATTGGCTTcatatattgaaaatcctgatgatgatgaaaaatcaCAGTTTCCATTGTTAATTAAGATAAGTCCAgagtttaataaattgaaattacatGTTTCCATCAAACCGGTCGTTGGATTCGAGTCACGATCGTTAATTATTGTGAAATCAAGGGGCGTGACAGATGTTGATGTCTTGAAAAATCAGTTGTATGATGATAACACCCAAGATAAACCCATGACTGAATTGTCAAAGTTGGAGTATAGGAAATTACcaatagaagaaaataaccatagtttccaaaaaataataattaacGATTTTTTCGACCCCAAAATTGTGAATAATACCAAATTGAACATTTCTTTATGGGAACATGATTCAACGTCCAATGAGTTTCGTCACTTTCTTAATTTTAGTGTATGGATCGATAAACTAGCTCCTGTTGAAACGCCGATAAACCGCTCACTGTTTTCTTTGGCAACAAAGGGCCAACCATTGGAAGAAAAATCACCAGAAAGCAAATTGTTTAGTTTGGGTGATTTCAGAAAGGAGTTTAAGATTGATATTGAGGATGGGCCCGAGTTCAGAAAAACATTGACGCGATTGGAAAATAATATCCCCTGGGCTAAGAAAATATATTCTAATTTAGTTGACGAATTTAGGGTATTGGAATCCAACGTTAGGAGGGTGACAACttcaaaaatcaaagtaATGGATACTATAGATCAGATTGTTGATCTTGAATCTACATCTTTGTTGAAAGAGTTTGGATTCAAACTGGATTTCCACATAGTATTTAAAGCCATGTTTGAGCCATTTGAAAAGAAtctcaatttcttttttgagaATGTTTGTGATCATAAacttttgaataaaatatatGCCAATATCGGGTTTACTCAAATTGATTCGAGTGCTGTTTATTTGGAGctacaaaagaaatttgaaGCAGACTCGAAAGAATATTATAGTTGGCTAAATAAATACCtttcaaatgaaaaagaacgACCAGAACTGAAGCTATTAgccaaaagaaaagtttttgaattatcaaaatttgattactTGAACAGCTTAACAAAAGTtacaaataatcaatatgtGAATGAAGTACttgaaaactttttcaaatttcttaatttaAAATATGATCCACGTTATCCACGGTTATTGGATTACCATAGTTTCAAGGATAAGAAATCTAACCAGAATCTTCTTGGTgataattatcaaatatatatgAATGTGTTGCTAAGATTTAACAGTGAGAGATATCAATTTAGACAGATGATTGAGGCTTGTCAAACTAACGAAGAGTTGACTAATTTGATTCGATGCAACAGACTAAATCATAAACTGGTCTCCACCAGTAGCAGCTCTCCTTCTACATCGACAGCCTCTCCACACAATCTTGTCACTTCCAGTATTGATGAGTTCATTATCACAAAAGAGAACTGGGATCTAATATTTAATGATAGTAAACCCCctgataatgaaattggtCCTGACGATTCAGAGAAATCGGGAATCTTATTCACTTTAGGAGGACAGAAAAAACAAGGATGGCATAAGGAATGGGTGGTTTTGAAGAAAGGTCAATTAATAGAGTATGCTGATTGGAGAAAAGGCAGAActccaataaataaaccaaTAGAAATAGCTTTGGCAAATGTAAAGGCAATAACTCACGATAAAAGGCAATTCTGTTTTGAGGTATTAACTTCCACGGGTTCAAAGCACGTGTTTCAAGcttttgataatgatgaccGTAATAAATGGGTGAAGGCATTACACAATGCTGggcaattgattaatacGAAAAGATTGGAACAAGCTCATGCCAAATCGTTATCGCAGGAgggaagaaagaaaactaTAGGCAAGCTAATCACCGAGTTTAAGGATAAACCTATAATTCCTGGGCAAGATAGATCAATTTCACCTATTTCCTTAACATCAAAGGCACCACCAATTGAAAAGGACTATTTGCAAATGGTCCGTTCTGCACCTGATAGTGATAATAGTATTTGTATTGATTGTGGCTCAGCGGAACTGGTAGAATggatttcaataaatactTTAACATGCTTTTGTATTAATTGTGCTTCGTGTCATCGAAATATAGGTTCACACATCACCAGAATAAGATCCTTGAAAATGGACAAGTTTGAGAATGAAACTGAATTGttattgaaatatattaataatCGGGTAGTAAACTCATACTTGGAAGAAAACTTACCTTCAAAGGAAAAAATCACTTGtgatgttgataatgaaacCAGGTTGAATTTTATTAGAAacaaatatcaattgaaaaaatacaaGTCTATTATTCCTGATATTGATAACCTTTTAATCAAAGCtatacaaaaaatcaatGTCCCCGACGCATTAAAATATATTCTTTGTGGTGCTgatatcaatttgaatattcaaataaacATACCTAATAGAAACGAATATTTGGTGATTACGTTATTTGAATATTCCTTGagaaaatatattgaaatcaaagaGGAGCATGATCGTGAATTAGGGTATAAACCCAAAAagttgtttattatttcgGAGTTGTTAATTTTAAATGGGTGTAAAGTTTCTCAACATATCAAAGATTTGCAAAAGGAAGATTTGGGGTTGACTGATGCAGCAGTGGAATACTGGAAAATTCGGAGTTTGAAATTAAGTGGAGGCAAAGCAAGTTAA